Proteins co-encoded in one Meiothermus sp. genomic window:
- a CDS encoding S8 family serine peptidase produces MRRWMFLGIGLAALLAACSSPQRVQPQFEPVQELVTGVGALSTGAAEMVDETPTAWLVELSGKAKVEGGSDASVKADKDNFRALAQANGVKFRERFEYGELWNGLSVEATASEAAKLRGIPGVKAVWPVLTVSAPQPVDGGSETDMFTAITQTQVNIAQNTLGLSGRGVKVGIIDTGIDLQHPDFAGRIRYGFDFVGDAYNAGDPNNSTPIPQPGPGTRPGGDDCNGHGTHVAGITGANGTVKGVAPEVILGAYRVFGCEGSSSADVIIAALEMAYKDGMDVVNMSLGASFQWPQYPTAVVSNRLVKKGVVVVASAGNSGANGAFSLGAPGVGEDVIGVASYDNVAVFLNTFTISPDDRPIGYGPATGAPTPPTSGSLPMARTGTPTTANDACNPLPAGSLAGQAVLIRRGTCTFYTKAFNAQQAGAAAVILYNNAPGRFSATVAGTPAITIPVVSISDTEGVLINNRLASGPVTLTWTNQSGSFPNPTGNLISSFSSIGLSPDLTLKPDLGAPGGLIYSTYPLEKGAFATLSGTSMSSPHVAGVVALYLQAKPGTPASEMRTILQNTADPKLLSVAPATGLLDITHRQGAGMVQIVDAINSTTRVTPGKLSLGEVESGSVTRTLTIRNLGNATETYSLSHLAASATTGTFTLSYFNAPSAVSFSSPSVTVGPGGSASVNVTITPNPGLANLAQFGGYVVVRNSEGATVARVPYAGFKGDYQSIVALAPSQFGFPWLARLNDTNYVRQTGPSTFTLQGGDIPYFLIHLAHPVAKLQFEVLNASNNRPVHPVFNKFVDLEYVGRNSTSTGFFAIAWDGTRIHSNMDNGNGDNSLFKTVPNGDYVVRIRVLKALGNENNPAHWESWTSPVITLARP; encoded by the coding sequence GTGCGTAGATGGATGTTTTTAGGGATTGGGCTTGCTGCTTTGCTAGCGGCTTGTTCCAGCCCCCAGCGTGTACAGCCCCAGTTTGAGCCCGTACAGGAGCTTGTCACCGGCGTAGGTGCCCTGAGCACGGGTGCCGCCGAGATGGTGGACGAGACCCCTACCGCCTGGTTGGTGGAGCTCTCGGGCAAGGCCAAGGTCGAAGGGGGCAGCGATGCCTCGGTCAAGGCCGACAAAGACAACTTCCGCGCCCTGGCTCAGGCCAATGGTGTGAAGTTCCGTGAACGCTTTGAATATGGCGAGCTTTGGAACGGCCTCTCGGTAGAGGCCACGGCCAGCGAAGCCGCCAAGCTGCGTGGAATCCCTGGCGTGAAAGCAGTCTGGCCGGTGCTTACGGTCAGCGCACCCCAGCCCGTAGACGGGGGTAGCGAGACCGATATGTTCACCGCTATCACCCAGACCCAGGTAAACATCGCCCAAAACACGCTGGGCCTTAGTGGGCGTGGCGTCAAGGTTGGGATTATTGACACCGGCATTGACCTCCAGCACCCCGATTTTGCCGGGCGCATCCGCTACGGCTTCGACTTTGTGGGCGATGCCTACAATGCAGGCGACCCCAACAACAGCACCCCCATCCCCCAGCCCGGCCCCGGCACCCGCCCCGGTGGTGACGACTGCAACGGACACGGCACCCACGTGGCCGGGATTACCGGCGCCAACGGCACTGTTAAGGGTGTAGCGCCCGAGGTTATCCTGGGCGCTTATCGGGTGTTCGGCTGTGAAGGTTCTTCCAGCGCCGACGTGATCATTGCGGCCCTGGAAATGGCCTACAAAGACGGCATGGACGTGGTGAACATGAGCCTGGGCGCCTCCTTCCAGTGGCCCCAGTACCCCACCGCAGTGGTTTCCAACCGCCTGGTGAAGAAAGGTGTGGTGGTGGTGGCCTCGGCTGGCAACAGCGGAGCCAACGGTGCTTTCTCGCTGGGTGCGCCGGGCGTGGGTGAGGACGTCATCGGCGTAGCCTCCTACGACAATGTGGCGGTCTTCCTGAACACCTTTACCATCTCTCCCGATGATCGGCCCATCGGCTACGGGCCAGCCACCGGTGCGCCCACCCCTCCTACCTCCGGTAGTCTCCCCATGGCCCGTACCGGTACCCCCACCACTGCCAACGATGCCTGCAATCCGCTGCCTGCGGGCAGCCTCGCAGGCCAGGCTGTGCTGATCCGGCGCGGCACCTGCACCTTCTACACAAAAGCCTTCAACGCACAGCAGGCCGGAGCCGCCGCCGTTATCCTGTACAACAACGCACCGGGGCGCTTCTCAGCAACAGTAGCTGGTACGCCTGCCATCACCATTCCGGTGGTCAGCATCTCCGATACCGAAGGTGTACTGATCAACAACCGCCTGGCTTCGGGCCCGGTCACACTCACCTGGACCAACCAGTCTGGCTCCTTCCCCAACCCCACCGGCAACCTGATTAGCAGCTTCAGCTCCATCGGCCTCTCGCCCGACCTGACCCTCAAGCCCGACCTGGGGGCACCCGGCGGCCTGATCTACTCCACCTACCCGCTTGAGAAGGGCGCGTTTGCCACCCTAAGCGGTACTTCGATGTCCAGCCCGCACGTGGCCGGGGTGGTGGCGCTCTATCTCCAGGCCAAGCCCGGCACCCCCGCCTCGGAGATGCGCACCATCCTGCAAAACACCGCTGATCCCAAGCTTCTTTCTGTAGCCCCAGCCACTGGTTTACTGGACATCACACACCGCCAGGGCGCAGGGATGGTGCAGATTGTAGATGCCATCAACAGCACCACCCGCGTAACCCCCGGCAAGCTCTCGCTGGGCGAGGTGGAGAGCGGCTCGGTCACCCGTACCCTGACCATCCGCAATTTGGGTAACGCCACCGAAACTTACAGCCTGAGCCACCTCGCAGCCTCTGCTACCACCGGTACCTTCACCCTGAGTTATTTCAACGCGCCCTCGGCGGTCTCGTTCAGCAGCCCCAGCGTCACGGTGGGGCCGGGCGGTTCGGCCAGTGTGAACGTGACCATCACCCCCAACCCCGGCCTCGCCAACCTAGCCCAGTTTGGCGGCTATGTGGTGGTACGCAACAGCGAAGGTGCAACCGTAGCCCGGGTGCCCTACGCAGGCTTCAAGGGCGATTACCAGAGCATTGTGGCGCTGGCCCCCTCACAGTTCGGCTTCCCCTGGCTGGCCCGGCTGAACGACACCAACTATGTCCGCCAGACTGGCCCCAGCACCTTCACCTTGCAGGGCGGCGACATTCCTTACTTCCTGATCCATCTGGCTCACCCTGTGGCCAAGCTGCAGTTTGAGGTGCTGAACGCCTCCAACAACCGCCCGGTGCACCCGGTCTTCAACAAGTTTGTGGATCTCGAGTACGTCGGACGCAACTCTACGTCTACCGGCTTCTTCGCGATTGCCTGGGACGGCACCCGCATCCACAGCAATATGGACAACGGTAACGGCGACAACTCGCTGTTCAAGACCGTACCAAATGGCGATTATGTGGTGCGTATCCGTGTTCTCAAGGCCCTGGGCAA
- the proS gene encoding proline--tRNA ligase, whose translation MAKDKGLIPQSQDFNEWYNEVVLKADLVDYGPVRGTMVVKPYGYAIWENIQRELDRMFKETGHQNAYFPLFIPISFLQKEAEHVEGFAPELAIVTQAGGETLEEPLAVRPTSETIIGHMWAKWIRTYRDLPQLLNQWNSVVRWELRTKLFLRTTEFLWQEGHTAHATQEEAEEEARRMAGVYATVLRDWCAIPGWEGPKTESEKFAGAVYSISYEAMMRDGKALQSCTSHYLGQNFARAFDIQFQDKDQQNKYVHTTSWGFTTRVVGAIVMTHGDDKGLILPPRLAPIQVVIVPIYKAETREAVLPATERLYQQLKAAGIRVHLDDRDQYSPGYKFNEWELKGVPLRLELGPRDVEAGTAVLASRLGGKETLQISELLGLLPARLEQFQRDLYQRALEFRDAHTWAVDSYDEFKEKVEQGFVKAFHCGDKACEKQIKAETTATTRCIPYDEPEAHGSCIRCGQPSAYGKRILFAKAY comes from the coding sequence ATGGCGAAGGATAAAGGCCTCATTCCGCAATCGCAAGACTTCAACGAGTGGTACAACGAGGTGGTGCTCAAAGCCGATCTGGTGGACTACGGCCCGGTGCGCGGCACCATGGTGGTCAAGCCCTATGGCTATGCCATCTGGGAGAACATCCAGCGCGAACTCGACCGCATGTTTAAGGAGACCGGCCACCAGAACGCCTATTTCCCCCTCTTCATTCCCATCAGCTTCTTGCAGAAGGAAGCCGAGCACGTGGAGGGCTTCGCCCCAGAGCTAGCCATCGTCACCCAGGCCGGCGGTGAAACCCTGGAAGAACCCCTGGCGGTGCGCCCGACCTCCGAGACCATCATCGGGCACATGTGGGCCAAGTGGATCCGCACCTACCGCGACCTGCCCCAGCTTTTGAACCAGTGGAACAGCGTGGTGCGCTGGGAGCTGCGCACCAAACTATTCCTGCGCACCACCGAGTTCTTGTGGCAGGAGGGCCACACCGCCCACGCCACCCAGGAGGAAGCCGAGGAGGAAGCCCGCCGCATGGCCGGGGTGTACGCCACGGTGCTGCGCGACTGGTGCGCCATTCCGGGCTGGGAAGGCCCCAAGACCGAGTCGGAGAAGTTTGCTGGGGCGGTCTACTCGATTAGCTATGAGGCCATGATGCGCGATGGCAAAGCCCTGCAGTCGTGTACCTCGCACTACCTGGGCCAGAACTTCGCCAGGGCCTTCGATATTCAGTTTCAGGATAAAGACCAGCAGAACAAGTACGTGCACACCACCTCCTGGGGCTTTACCACCCGGGTGGTGGGGGCCATCGTGATGACCCACGGCGACGACAAGGGCCTGATTCTACCGCCCCGCCTGGCTCCCATCCAGGTGGTGATTGTGCCCATCTACAAGGCCGAGACCCGCGAGGCGGTGCTGCCGGCCACCGAGCGGCTTTACCAGCAGCTCAAGGCCGCCGGGATCCGGGTGCACCTCGACGACCGCGACCAGTACAGCCCGGGCTACAAGTTCAACGAGTGGGAGCTGAAGGGCGTGCCGTTGCGCCTCGAGCTGGGCCCGCGTGATGTGGAGGCCGGAACCGCGGTGCTGGCCAGCCGCCTGGGGGGCAAAGAAACCCTGCAGATCTCCGAGCTGCTGGGCCTGCTGCCGGCCAGGCTCGAGCAGTTCCAGCGCGACCTGTACCAGCGGGCGCTGGAGTTCCGCGACGCCCACACCTGGGCGGTGGACAGCTACGACGAGTTCAAAGAAAAGGTCGAACAGGGCTTCGTGAAGGCCTTCCACTGTGGCGACAAAGCGTGCGAAAAGCAGATCAAGGCCGAGACCACCGCTACCACCCGCTGCATCCCCTACGACGAGCCCGAGGCCCACGGAAGCTGCATCCGCTGCGGCCAGCCCAGCGCCTACGGCAAGCGGATTCTGTTCGCCAAGGCTTACTGA
- the nth gene encoding endonuclease III, with protein sequence MPKAPKPKTRAQDSSKPRLPRESLKAKKQRAARILAVMEQLYPQAATELQHRNPFELLIATVLSAQATDASVNKATPALFRRYPDAFALAQATPEEVEPYIKTIGLYRSKARNIVLLARRLVEQYGGEVPVDKAKLRALPGVGWKTATVVLGAAFGVPGIAVDTHLTRLAARLGLSAQKDPEKIGGDLERLFPKEKWVFVHHALILFGRYRCTARNPKCQDCPLYNDCLSKGAW encoded by the coding sequence ATGCCGAAAGCACCAAAGCCGAAGACCAGAGCGCAGGACTCGAGCAAGCCACGCCTGCCCAGGGAATCGCTTAAGGCCAAAAAGCAACGGGCCGCGCGAATTCTGGCGGTCATGGAGCAGCTCTACCCGCAGGCCGCCACCGAGCTGCAACACCGCAACCCCTTCGAGCTGCTAATTGCCACGGTGCTCTCGGCCCAGGCCACCGATGCCTCGGTGAACAAGGCCACCCCGGCCCTCTTCCGGCGCTACCCCGATGCTTTTGCCCTGGCCCAGGCCACACCCGAAGAAGTTGAGCCCTACATCAAAACCATCGGCCTGTACCGCTCCAAGGCCAGGAATATCGTGCTGCTGGCCCGCCGCCTGGTGGAGCAGTACGGGGGGGAGGTGCCGGTGGACAAGGCCAAGCTGCGCGCGCTGCCGGGGGTGGGCTGGAAGACCGCCACGGTGGTGCTGGGGGCGGCCTTTGGGGTGCCGGGGATTGCGGTGGACACCCACCTGACCCGCCTGGCCGCCCGGCTGGGCTTGTCGGCCCAGAAAGACCCCGAGAAAATCGGGGGCGACCTCGAGCGCCTCTTCCCCAAAGAAAAGTGGGTGTTTGTGCACCATGCCCTGATTCTTTTTGGCCGCTACCGCTGCACAGCCCGCAACCCTAAGTGCCAGGACTGCCCTCTGTACAACGACTGTCTGAGCAAAGGGGCCTGGTAG
- a CDS encoding Stp1/IreP family PP2C-type Ser/Thr phosphatase: MPGSDSLPMVFAAALTDPGRKRALNEDAVVQLLTPYGGIFIVADGMGGHRTGEVASQMAVSQIVEILKRSEPSPQGLLEAYEAANEAIYLAGQKPESRGMGTTCTALWLDLPYALIAHVGDSRAYLLRDGELMQLTQDHSWVADRVRQGLLSEDEARNHRWRNVITNALGSFPSARVDLVGLKVRPGDVFLLCSDGLSGVLEDRVLAEMVLTNPPEPAVAKLVKLANEWGGPDNISAVVVTIGSQVAENPRPYALPLEASNGQPVRLQSGDHPEVLTTQIVEPQKKPTFWQRWSNVILLLLWLGLLAFVLFNQLGSGSTP; encoded by the coding sequence ATGCCGGGCTCCGACAGCCTACCCATGGTGTTTGCAGCGGCCTTGACCGACCCAGGCCGCAAGCGGGCCCTCAACGAGGATGCAGTTGTCCAGCTCCTAACCCCCTACGGTGGCATTTTTATTGTGGCCGATGGCATGGGTGGGCACCGCACCGGCGAGGTGGCCTCACAGATGGCGGTGAGCCAGATTGTCGAAATACTCAAGCGCAGCGAGCCCTCGCCCCAGGGTTTGCTGGAAGCCTACGAGGCCGCCAACGAGGCCATCTATCTGGCTGGCCAGAAGCCCGAATCGCGGGGGATGGGCACGACCTGTACGGCCCTCTGGCTCGATCTGCCCTATGCCCTGATTGCCCATGTGGGCGACTCGAGGGCCTACCTGCTGCGCGATGGCGAACTTATGCAACTCACCCAGGATCATTCCTGGGTGGCCGACCGGGTACGTCAGGGCCTGTTGAGCGAGGATGAAGCCCGCAACCACCGTTGGCGTAACGTGATTACCAACGCCCTGGGTTCTTTCCCCAGCGCTCGAGTGGATCTGGTGGGTTTGAAGGTGCGGCCTGGCGATGTGTTTTTGCTCTGCTCAGACGGTCTAAGTGGCGTTCTAGAAGACAGGGTGTTGGCCGAGATGGTTCTGACCAATCCGCCCGAACCTGCCGTAGCCAAACTGGTCAAACTGGCCAACGAGTGGGGTGGGCCTGACAACATCAGCGCGGTGGTGGTGACCATTGGCAGCCAGGTAGCCGAAAACCCCAGGCCCTATGCGCTGCCGCTGGAGGCCAGCAATGGCCAGCCGGTGCGCCTGCAAAGCGGCGACCACCCCGAGGTGCTCACTACCCAGATTGTTGAACCGCAAAAGAAACCCACGTTCTGGCAGCGCTGGAGTAATGTGATTTTGCTCTTGCTGTGGCTTGGCCTGCTGGCCTTCGTCTTGTTCAATCAGCTTGGTAGCGGATCTACTCCGTAA
- the dnaB gene encoding replicative DNA helicase produces the protein MAITPLEGRVPPHNLDAEASVLGSVLLDSEVLDRLEGLLAADAFYKEAHRKIWEAMVALRARRDPVDLVTLSEELRQNGELENVGGLSYLVGLSEHTPTAAYADYYGRIVAEKWTLRKLIAAAGEAMKMAYDEEGSLEDILDTAGRKVLEVSTQGAKSEFQSMKELVHETFEHIQLLYENQGQVDGVKTGFRELDSMIGGLTSGSLNIIAARPSMGKTSFALTIAQNVALRGEGAAVAIFSLEMPAVQLVTRMLCSEARIDMNRLRQGQLVDRDFSRLVDVAGRISEAAILIDDTSDLTLMELRARARRLHAQHKLGLIVIDYLQLMSGPGGGKNGGENRQQEIAQISRGLKGLARELDVPVIALSQLSRAVESRPNKRPMLSDLRESGSIEQDADLVMFIYRDEYYNPHSEKAGIAEIIVGKQRNGPTGTVELQFHAQHVRFNDLAKDEI, from the coding sequence ATGGCAATTACACCGCTCGAGGGCCGCGTACCCCCCCATAACCTGGATGCCGAAGCCAGCGTGCTGGGCTCGGTGCTGCTGGATAGCGAGGTGCTAGACCGGCTCGAGGGCCTGCTGGCCGCCGACGCCTTCTATAAGGAAGCACACCGCAAAATTTGGGAGGCCATGGTGGCGCTGCGGGCCCGGCGCGACCCGGTTGACCTGGTAACGCTTTCGGAGGAGTTGCGCCAAAACGGGGAGCTTGAGAACGTGGGGGGCCTCTCGTATCTGGTCGGGCTTTCGGAGCACACTCCCACGGCGGCCTATGCCGACTACTACGGGCGCATTGTGGCCGAAAAGTGGACGCTACGCAAGCTGATTGCCGCGGCGGGCGAGGCCATGAAAATGGCCTACGATGAGGAGGGGAGCCTCGAGGATATCCTCGATACCGCCGGGCGCAAGGTGCTCGAGGTCTCTACTCAGGGGGCTAAGTCCGAGTTCCAGAGCATGAAAGAACTCGTGCACGAAACCTTCGAGCACATCCAGCTGCTCTACGAAAACCAAGGGCAGGTGGATGGTGTCAAGACCGGCTTTCGCGAGCTCGACAGCATGATTGGGGGACTTACCAGCGGCTCGCTCAACATCATTGCTGCGCGGCCCAGCATGGGTAAAACTAGCTTTGCCCTGACCATCGCGCAGAACGTGGCTTTGCGCGGCGAGGGTGCGGCGGTGGCCATCTTCTCGCTGGAGATGCCGGCAGTGCAATTGGTTACCCGGATGCTCTGCTCCGAGGCCCGCATTGACATGAACCGCTTGCGGCAGGGCCAGCTTGTCGACCGCGACTTTTCCCGGCTGGTGGATGTAGCAGGCCGCATCTCTGAGGCGGCCATCCTGATCGACGACACCTCCGACCTCACCCTGATGGAACTTAGGGCTCGAGCCCGCCGCCTGCACGCTCAGCACAAGCTGGGCCTGATTGTGATCGACTACTTGCAGCTCATGTCTGGCCCTGGGGGAGGTAAGAACGGGGGCGAGAACCGCCAGCAGGAAATTGCCCAGATCTCCCGTGGCCTCAAGGGCCTGGCCCGCGAGCTGGACGTGCCGGTGATCGCGCTTTCGCAGCTTTCGCGGGCGGTGGAGTCGCGCCCTAACAAGCGGCCCATGCTCTCCGACCTGAGAGAATCGGGATCGATCGAGCAAGACGCCGACCTGGTGATGTTCATCTACCGCGACGAGTATTACAACCCCCACTCCGAAAAGGCCGGCATTGCCGAGATTATCGTGGGCAAGCAGCGCAACGGCCCCACCGGCACCGTGGAGCTACAGTTCCACGCCCAGCACGTGCGCTTCAACGACCTGGCTAAAGACGAAATTTGA
- a CDS encoding IS630 family transposase yields the protein MVFLFRLLFPELELEVWGFDERRIGLKPIRRRVWALRGRTPLAQERPRYRWLYVYAFIRPGTGESEYWLLPSVSVEGFQLVLEAFARLRGAGAGKLVLVVLDQAGWHTSGRVEPAKGLGLCYLPPYSPELQPVERVWGLIDAVVANGQVQDEEELWAKVEARCAYLQTQPALIQSYTLFHWWPGGC from the coding sequence ATGGTTTTCCTGTTCAGGTTGCTCTTTCCTGAACTGGAGTTGGAGGTGTGGGGCTTTGATGAGCGCCGAATAGGGCTGAAGCCCATCCGCCGACGGGTATGGGCCTTGCGAGGGAGGACGCCGCTAGCGCAGGAGCGGCCCCGCTATCGCTGGCTGTATGTGTACGCCTTCATAAGACCGGGTACGGGGGAAAGCGAGTACTGGCTGCTGCCCTCGGTCTCGGTGGAGGGGTTCCAGTTGGTGTTGGAGGCCTTTGCCCGGCTACGGGGGGCGGGGGCGGGCAAGCTGGTACTGGTGGTGCTGGATCAGGCTGGCTGGCACACCTCGGGGCGGGTGGAGCCAGCCAAGGGCCTGGGGCTGTGTTATCTGCCACCCTACTCGCCCGAGTTGCAGCCGGTAGAACGAGTCTGGGGGCTCATTGACGCGGTCGTGGCCAATGGGCAGGTGCAGGATGAAGAGGAGCTGTGGGCCAAGGTGGAAGCCCGGTGCGCTTACCTACAAACCCAGCCCGCGCTTATCCAGAGCTACACCCTATTTCACTGGTGGCCGGGGGGATGTTAG
- a CDS encoding winged helix-turn-helix domain-containing protein: MQLAQHQRRPRLELQLRHHPDNLHALYRESQDHTERARWHALWLLARGQSIPEVARNLGYTDRWVRQVIHRYNQGLPMKNLRHENKGRAPLVPPELQEGFRQALLQPHPRDGLWSIRNAAEWLAERLGRPVDGRRAWYWMRRLGLAPLRPRPRHREADAKRQEAFKKSSF, encoded by the coding sequence ATGCAACTGGCCCAACATCAGCGCCGCCCCCGGTTGGAACTCCAACTGCGACACCATCCGGATAACCTCCACGCCCTCTACCGGGAGTCCCAAGACCACACCGAACGCGCCCGCTGGCACGCTCTCTGGCTGCTGGCCAGGGGTCAGAGCATCCCCGAGGTAGCCAGGAATCTGGGCTATACCGATCGCTGGGTGCGTCAGGTAATCCACCGCTACAATCAGGGCCTGCCCATGAAGAATCTGCGGCACGAGAACAAAGGCCGGGCCCCCCTCGTACCGCCCGAACTCCAGGAGGGCTTCCGCCAGGCCCTCCTCCAGCCCCATCCCAGGGACGGGCTTTGGAGCATACGCAACGCTGCGGAGTGGCTGGCTGAAAGGCTGGGACGTCCGGTGGATGGGCGGCGGGCCTGGTACTGGATGCGTCGCCTGGGCCTGGCCCCGCTGCGCCCCCGGCCGCGCCACCGGGAGGCGGATGCGAAGCGGCAGGAGGCTTTCAAAAAAAGCTCTTTCTGA